A genomic window from Quercus lobata isolate SW786 chromosome 10, ValleyOak3.0 Primary Assembly, whole genome shotgun sequence includes:
- the LOC115964176 gene encoding uncharacterized PKHD-type hydroxylase At1g22950 isoform X2, which yields MSLPGADRREVQGPSPVSGGGNGVAVASDLNRLAIVASNQSTSQRLRLNPNKDHKPDSYEDLQLDFSPSIFSSLERYLPPTMLALPRDDKVKFMKDILLKYLPHGERNRVQKHREYRQKIISNYQPLHREIYTMHPQTFFVPSFLKAINDNSEESFRSIMSEPSPGVFTFEMIQPRFCELLLSEVENFEKWVNEAKFRIMRPNTMNKYGAVLDDFGLETMLDKLMEGYIRPISKVFFQEVGGSTLDSHHGFVVEYGKDRDVDLGFHVDDSEVTLNVCLGKQFSGGELFFRGTRCDKHVNTGSQSEEIFDYSHVPGRAVLHRGRHRHGARATTSGHRINLLLWCRSSVFREMKKYQKDFSSWCGECFREKKERQRLSIAATKSELLRKEGESTT from the exons ATGTCGCTCCCCGGCGCCGATCGCCGAGAAGTTCAAGGTCCGTCGCCGGTATCGGGAGGCGGAAATGGCGTTGCAGTGGCTTCCGACTTGAACCGCTTGGCGATTGTGGCGTCGAACCAGAGCACAAGCCAGAGGCTGAGGTTGAATCCGAACAAGGACCACAAGCCCGATAGCTACGAGGACTTGCAATTGGATTTCAGTCCCTCGATCTTCAGCTCGTTGGAGCGGTACTTGCCTCCTACGATGCTAGCCTTGCCTCGAGACGATAAGGTCAAGTTCATGAAGGACATTCTGCTCAAGTACTTGCCTCATGGAGAGCGAAACAGa GTTCAGAAACATAGGGAATACAGGCAGaagataatttcaaattatcaG CCTTTACATAGAGAGATATACACAATGCACCCTCAAACGTTCTTTGTTCCATCATTTCTGAAAGCAATCAATGATAATTCAGAGGAAAGCTTTAGAAGTATAATGTCTGAACCCTCACCCGGGGTGTTTACATTTGAAATGATTCAGCCACGCTTCTGTGAATTATTGTTATCTGAG GTGGAGAATTTTGAAAAGTGGGTTAATGAAGCAAAATTCCGAATCATGCGACCAAATACGATGAATAAGTATGGTGCTGTTCTAGATGATTTTGGTCTTGAAACCATGCTGGACAAGCTTATGGAGGGGTATATTCGTCCTATATCTAAAG TGTTCTTTCAAGAAGTTGGTGGATCAACTTTGGATTCTCATCATGGATTTGTTGTTGAATATGGTAAAGATAGGGATGTTGACTTGG GCTTTCATGTTGATGACTCAGAAGTAACTTTGAATGTGTGCTTGGGAAAGCAATTTTCTGGGGGAGAATTGTTTTTTCGGGGCACCCGATGTGATAAGCATGTAAACACAGGAAGTCAATCAGAG GAGATCTTCGATTATTCCCATGTCCCGGGGCGAGCTGTGCTTCATCGTGGTCGCCACCGCCATGGTGCTAGAGCCACAACATCTGGTCATCGTATCAACCTACTTCTGTGGTGCAGAAG TTCGGTCTTCAGAGAGATGAAGAAGTATCAAAAAGATTTCTCTAGCTGGTGTGGGGAATGCTTTcgtgaaaagaaagaaaggcaaCGCTTGTCAATTGCTGCTACCAAATCG GAGTTGCTGAGGAAGGAAGGTGAATCCACAACATGA
- the LOC115964176 gene encoding uncharacterized PKHD-type hydroxylase At1g22950 isoform X1, protein MSLPGADRREVQGPSPVSGGGNGVAVASDLNRLAIVASNQSTSQRLRLNPNKDHKPDSYEDLQLDFSPSIFSSLERYLPPTMLALPRDDKVKFMKDILLKYLPHGERNRVQKHREYRQKIISNYQPLHREIYTMHPQTFFVPSFLKAINDNSEESFRSIMSEPSPGVFTFEMIQPRFCELLLSEVENFEKWVNEAKFRIMRPNTMNKYGAVLDDFGLETMLDKLMEGYIRPISKVFFQEVGGSTLDSHHGFVVEYGKDRDVDLGFHVDDSEVTLNVCLGKQFSGGELFFRGTRCDKHVNTGSQSEQEIFDYSHVPGRAVLHRGRHRHGARATTSGHRINLLLWCRSSVFREMKKYQKDFSSWCGECFREKKERQRLSIAATKSELLRKEGESTT, encoded by the exons ATGTCGCTCCCCGGCGCCGATCGCCGAGAAGTTCAAGGTCCGTCGCCGGTATCGGGAGGCGGAAATGGCGTTGCAGTGGCTTCCGACTTGAACCGCTTGGCGATTGTGGCGTCGAACCAGAGCACAAGCCAGAGGCTGAGGTTGAATCCGAACAAGGACCACAAGCCCGATAGCTACGAGGACTTGCAATTGGATTTCAGTCCCTCGATCTTCAGCTCGTTGGAGCGGTACTTGCCTCCTACGATGCTAGCCTTGCCTCGAGACGATAAGGTCAAGTTCATGAAGGACATTCTGCTCAAGTACTTGCCTCATGGAGAGCGAAACAGa GTTCAGAAACATAGGGAATACAGGCAGaagataatttcaaattatcaG CCTTTACATAGAGAGATATACACAATGCACCCTCAAACGTTCTTTGTTCCATCATTTCTGAAAGCAATCAATGATAATTCAGAGGAAAGCTTTAGAAGTATAATGTCTGAACCCTCACCCGGGGTGTTTACATTTGAAATGATTCAGCCACGCTTCTGTGAATTATTGTTATCTGAG GTGGAGAATTTTGAAAAGTGGGTTAATGAAGCAAAATTCCGAATCATGCGACCAAATACGATGAATAAGTATGGTGCTGTTCTAGATGATTTTGGTCTTGAAACCATGCTGGACAAGCTTATGGAGGGGTATATTCGTCCTATATCTAAAG TGTTCTTTCAAGAAGTTGGTGGATCAACTTTGGATTCTCATCATGGATTTGTTGTTGAATATGGTAAAGATAGGGATGTTGACTTGG GCTTTCATGTTGATGACTCAGAAGTAACTTTGAATGTGTGCTTGGGAAAGCAATTTTCTGGGGGAGAATTGTTTTTTCGGGGCACCCGATGTGATAAGCATGTAAACACAGGAAGTCAATCAGAG CAGGAGATCTTCGATTATTCCCATGTCCCGGGGCGAGCTGTGCTTCATCGTGGTCGCCACCGCCATGGTGCTAGAGCCACAACATCTGGTCATCGTATCAACCTACTTCTGTGGTGCAGAAG TTCGGTCTTCAGAGAGATGAAGAAGTATCAAAAAGATTTCTCTAGCTGGTGTGGGGAATGCTTTcgtgaaaagaaagaaaggcaaCGCTTGTCAATTGCTGCTACCAAATCG GAGTTGCTGAGGAAGGAAGGTGAATCCACAACATGA